Within the Pseudomonas putida genome, the region GTGGCGCAGAACATCGCCTTCGGCTTGCAGCAGGACCGGATGCCCAAGGCCGAGATCGACGCCCGCGTGGCCGAGATGCTCAAGCTGGTGCACATGACCCAGTACGCCAAGCGCAAGCCGCACCAGCTCTCCGGTGGTCAGCGTCAGCGTGTGGCCTTGGCCCGCTCGCTGGCCAAGCGCCCCAAGCTGTTGCTGCTCGATGAGCCCATGGGTGCACTGGACAAGAAACTGCGCTCGCAGATGCAGTTGGAACTGGTCGAGATCATCGAGCGCGTGGGCGTGACCTGCGTGATGGTGACCCACGATCAGGAAGAGGCCATGACCATGGCCCAGCGCATCGCCATCATGCACCTGGGCTGGATTGCCCAGATCGGTTCGCCTGTGGATATCTATGAAACGCCTACCAGCCGCCTGGTGTGCGAGTTCATCGGTAACGTCAACTTGTTCGAGGGTGAAGTGATCGACGATGCCGAAGGCCATGCGCTGATCGCCTCGCCGGAACTCGAGCGCAAGATCTACGTTGGCCACGGTGTGTCCACTTCGGTCGAAGACAAGCACATTACCTACGCCCTGCGCCCGGAAAAAATGCTGGTCACGACCACGCAGCCGGATTTCGAGCACAACTGGTCGCGCGGCAAGGTCCATGACATCGCCTACCTGGGCGGCCACTCGGTGTTCTACGTCGAGCTGCCCAGCGGCAAGGTGGTCCAGTCTTTCGTCGCCAACGCCGAGCGCCAGGGCACCCGCCCGACCTGGGGCGATGAAGTGTACGTGTGGTGGGAAGACGACAGCGGCGTGGTACTGCGGTCATGAAACTGCGCAAGCTCAAGCGAGCCTTCCAGCGCCTTATCCCCGAGGGGCGGCACCTGGTGATCGGCGTGCCGTTCATCTGGCTGTTCCTGTTCTTCATGCTGCCGTTCTTCATCGTGCTGAAGATCAGCTTCGCCGAAGCCGACGTGGCGATCCCGCCGTATACCGAGATCTACAGCTACGTCGAAGACAAGGTGCAGCTGGTAATCAACCTGGCCAACTATGGCCTGTTGACCGACGATGAGCTGTACATCTCGGCCTATCTGGGCTCGTTGAAGATGGCCTTCATCAGCACCGTGCTGTGCCTGCTGATCGGCTATCCGATGGCCTACGCGATCGCCAACGCACGCAAGGAAACCCAGACCGTGCTGCTGCTGCTGATCATGATGCCGACCTGGACCGCGATCCTGATCCGCGTCTATGCCTGGATGGGCATCCTCAGCAACAACGGCCTGCTCAACGGGTTCCTGATGTGGACCGGGCTGATCGACCAGCCGCTGCAGATCCTCAACACCAACCTGGCGGTGTATATCGGCGTGGTCTATTCGTACCTGCCGTTCATGATCCTGCCGCTGTTCGCCAACCTGGTGAAGCACGATCAGAGCCTGCTCGAAGCCGCATCGGACCTGGGTTCGAGCACCTTCAACAGCTTCTGGAAGATCACCGTGCCGCTGTCGAAAAACGGCATCATCGCCGGCTGCATGCTGGTGTTCATCCCGGTGGTGGGCGAGTTCGTCATTCCTGAACTGCTGGGCGGCCCGGAAACCCTGATGATCGGTAAGGTGCTGTGGCAAGAGTTCTTCAACAACCGTGACTGGCCGGTGGCATCTGCCCTGGCGGTGGTGATGCTGGCGATCCTGATCGTACCGATCCTGCTGTTCAACCGCAGCCAGGCCAAAGAGATGGAGGGCAGGGCATGAAGCGCTTCAGTTTCTCCAAGCTGATGCTGGTGCTCGGCTTGCTGTTCATCTACCTGCCGATGCTGATCCTGGTGATCTATTCGTTCAACGCCTCCAAGCTGGTAACGGTGTGGGGCGGCTGGTCGGTCAAGTGGTACGTCGGCCTGCTCGACAACACCCAGCTCATGGGCTCGGTGATGCGCTCACTGGAGATCGCCTGCTATACGGCGGTGGCGGCGGTGGCTTTGGGGACCCTGGCAGCCTTCGTGCTGACCCGGGTCACCCGCTTCAAGGGCCGCACGCTGTTCGGTGGCCTGGTCACTGCACCGCTGGTGATGCCTGAAGTAATCACAGGCCTGTCGCTGTTGCTGCTGTTCGTGGCCATGGCGCAGACGATCGGCTGGCCGCAGGAGCGTGGCGTGGTCACCATCTGGATCGCCCACACCACGTTCTGTGCGGCCTATGTGGCAGTGGTGGTGTCGGCGCGCCTGCGAGAGCTGGACCTGTCGATCGAAGAAGCGGCCATGGACCTGGGCGCCAAGCCGTGGAAGGTGTTCTTCCTGATCACCATCCCGATGATTGCGCCGTCGCTGGCGGCGGGTGGCATGATGTCGTTCGCCCTGTCGCTGGATGACCTGGTACTGGCGAGCTTCGTTTCCGGGCCTGGTTCGACCACCTTGCCGATGGAAGTATTCTCCGCTGTACGCCTGGGCGTGAAGCCGGAGATCAACGCTGTGGCCAGCCTGATCCTGCTGTCGGTGTCGTTGGTGACCTTCATGGTCTGGTACTTCAGCCGCCGCGCCGAAGAGCACCGCCGCAAGGCGATTCAGCAGGCGATCGAAGAGGGGGCTGCTGCCAACGTTTCGCAGCCGCAGATCAAGCGCCCGACGGCCACCGCTGCGTCGGCCTGAGTGCGCTAGCTCCGGCCGGGCCCGCTTCCAGAGGAACGGTGCACGCCGCAAGGGCTGCATCAGTCCAGTGGGAGCGGGCTTGCTTCAGGGCCCGCCTCCGCGCCATGGCCGCCCAACTGACCCTGGTCAGTGTTTTTTCTGAACCCTGATCTACGCTAACAGTCGCATCCCACGAATCATTTGCGCGCAAGCTAGGAGCCTGCATGAGGGTGACGCGTTCACTGTTGGTTGTAGGCTTGGGGCTGCTAGGCCTGCTGACAGGTTGCAGCAAGGAAGAGGCGCCCGAGGTTTTGCCACGGGTGGGGGTACTGCAGGTCCAACCCACTGACTTCGCCGCCAGGGTCACCTTGACCGGTGATGTGCAGGCGCGTGTGCAGACCGATCTTTCGTTTCGCGTGGGTGGCAAGATCATCTCGCGCAGCGTTGACGTGGGCGATCACGTGAAGGCCAACCAGGTGCTGGCCCGGCTGGACCCCAAAGACCTGCAGAACAATGTCGATTCGGCCAAGGCCGAGGTGTTCGCCGCTCAGGCGCGCGTCACCCAAACCAGCGCGGCCTTCGTCCGCCAGCAAAAGCTCTTGCCCAAGGGCTACACCAGCCAGAGCGAATATGACGCCGCCGAAGCGTCGCTGCGCAGCAACCAGAGCGCGCTCAAGGCGGCCCAGGCGCAACTGGCCAATGCCCAGGAGCAACTGAGCTATACCGCCTTGGTGTCAGAGGCCGATGGGGTGATCACCGAGCGCCAGGCCGAGGTCGGTCAGGTGGTCCAGGCGACCATGCCGATATTCAGCCTTGCGCGTGATGGCGACCGCGATGCTGTCTTCAATGTCTACGAGTCCCTGCTGGTGGCGCCGCCGAGCGACGCCGGTGTAATGGTCAGCCTGCTCGACGACCCCAAGGTCCAGGCACAAGGCTTTGTCCGGGAAATTACCCCGACCGTATCGGCGCAGAGCGGCACGGTCCAGGTCAAGGTGGGCCTGCGTGATGTGCCTGCGGCCATGCTCCTGGGTTCACCGGTTACCGCCACGGCCAACACGCAAGGGCGGCCGAGCATCGAATTGCCCTGGTCGGCACTGACCAAGGCGTTGCATGAGCCTGCGGTGTGGGTGGTCGGCGAAGGCGACAAGGTTGAGCTGCGCAAAGTCCAGGTAGCCCGTTACCTCACCGGCAAGGTTGTCATTGCCCAAGGCATACAAGGCGGGGAGACGGTAGTCGTCAGCGGTGGCCAGTTGCTGCATCCCGGTATGCAGGTCGAGAAAATCGATGCCCAGGACGGAGGCGCCGCGCCATGAACAAAGTACTGTTGCTGTGTGCGGCAGGCTTGCTGTTGACGGCCTGTGGCAGTGAGGAAGAACAGCCTGAAGCCGTGCGCCCTGTGCTGTCGACCGTGGTCGAAGCCCAGGCGCAGTCGCAGCTTGGCCGCTTCGCCGGCACCATCCAGGCACGCTATGAAAGCACCCTGGGCTTCCGGGTGGCCGGGCGCATTGCCCGGCGCTGGCTGGATGTGGGGGCACAGGTAAAGCCGGGCGACACGCTTGCCACCCTTGACCCCACCGACCAGCAGAACCAGCTGCGCGCTGCCGAAGGCGACCTGGCCAGGGTCCAGGCGCAATGGATCAACGCCCAGGCCAATGCCCGCCGGCAACAGCAGCTGTATGACCGCGGCGTCGGCGCCCAGGCCCAGTTGGACATTGCCCAGACCGACCTGAAAACCACCGGCGCGAGCCTGGAGCAAGCGCGCTCGGCGGTCAGCCAGGCGCGTGACCAGCTCGATTACAGCACCCTGCGCAGCGACCATTCGGCGGTGATCACGGCGTGGCAGGCAGAGGCCGGGCAGACGGTCACCGCCGGCCAGGCGGTGGTCACGCTGGCGCGACCAGACATCAAGGAAGCGGTGATCGACCTGCCCATCGGCATTGCCGAGCAGCTGACCAAGGACCTGACGTTCACGGTCGCCTCGCAACTGGACAACAGCATCAATACCACCGCCACGCTGCGTGAACTGGAACCCCAGGCCGATGCCGCGACGCGCACCCGGCGTGCCCGCCTGACCCTTGCCAGCACTCCCGATGCCTTCCACCTGGGCACCGCGATCAGTGTCACCTTGACCTCGGCGATCACCCCGCGCAGCGAGCTGCCGCTGAGCGCGCTGCTCGAGCGTGATGGCAAGACCCAGGTATGGGTCATCGATCCGCAGCAAAAAACCGTCGCTACCCGTGACGTCGCCCTGCTGGAACGCTCCGCCGACAGTATCGTGCTGGCCTCTGGAGTGCAGCCTGGTGAGCGGGTGGTCACTGCCGGTGTCAACAGCCTCAAGCCTGGCCAGAAGGTCACCTTCGACGAGGAAGCGCAATGAAAGGAAGCTTCAACCTGTCCGACTGGGCGTTGCGCCATCAATCTTTCGTCTGGTACCTGATGTTCGTCGGCCTGCTGATGGGGATTTTTTCCTACTTCAACCTTGGCCGCGAAGAAGACCCGTCGTTCACCATCAAAACCATGGTGATCCAGACCCGCTGGCCGGGCGCGACCCAGGATGAAACCCTGTACCAGGTCACCGACCGCATCGAGAAAAAGCTCGAGGAGCTGGACTCCCTCGACTACACCAAGAGCTATACCCGCCCGGGTGAGTCGACCGTCTACGTCTACCTGCGAGACACCACCAAAGCCGCCGACATCCCGCAAATCTGGTACCAGGTGCGCAAGAAGATCCAGGACATTCGCGGCGAATTCCCCCAAGGTATCCAGGGCCCAGGGTTCAACGACGAGTTCGGCGATGTCTTCGGCTCGATCTACGCGTTCACCGCAGATGGCTTGACCTTGCGCCAGTTGCGCGATTACGTGGAGCAGGCCCGTGCCGAGGTGCGCGAGGTCCCCAATATCGGCAAGATCGAGCTGGTCGGCACCCAGGATGAGGTGCTCTACCTGAACTTTTCCACGCGCAAACTGGCCGCGCTGGGCATTGACCAGCGCCAGGTCATGCAGGCCCTGCAGCAACAGAACGCGGTAACGCCGGCCGGGGTGATCGAAGCAGGCCCAGAGCGGATTTCGGTGCGCACCACCGGGCAGTTCGCCTCAGAGAAAGACCTGCAAACCGTCAACCTGCGCATCAATGACCGCTTCTTCCGCCTGGCCGATATCGCCGATATCGAGCGCGGCTATGTCGACCCGCCGTCACCGATGTTCCGTTACAACGGCCAGACCGCGATTGGCCTGGCCATCGGCATGAAGGCCGGCGGCAACATCCAGGTATTCGGCGCCGCACTCAAGAAGAAGATGGACAGCATCGTCAACGACCTGCCCGTTGGCGTAGGCGTTCATACCGTGTCCGACCAGGCGGTGGTGGTGAAAGAGGCGGTTGGGGGCTTCACCAGCGCGCTGTTCGA harbors:
- the potA gene encoding polyamine ABC transporter ATP-binding protein; the protein is MAVASGAYKKALEGGQQPKQVLVEIDRVTKKFDETIAVDDVSLEIRKGEIFALLGGSGSGKSTLLRMLAGFERPTEGRIFLDGVDITDMPPYERPINMMFQSYALFPHMTVAQNIAFGLQQDRMPKAEIDARVAEMLKLVHMTQYAKRKPHQLSGGQRQRVALARSLAKRPKLLLLDEPMGALDKKLRSQMQLELVEIIERVGVTCVMVTHDQEEAMTMAQRIAIMHLGWIAQIGSPVDIYETPTSRLVCEFIGNVNLFEGEVIDDAEGHALIASPELERKIYVGHGVSTSVEDKHITYALRPEKMLVTTTQPDFEHNWSRGKVHDIAYLGGHSVFYVELPSGKVVQSFVANAERQGTRPTWGDEVYVWWEDDSGVVLRS
- a CDS encoding ABC transporter permease subunit — its product is MPEGRHLVIGVPFIWLFLFFMLPFFIVLKISFAEADVAIPPYTEIYSYVEDKVQLVINLANYGLLTDDELYISAYLGSLKMAFISTVLCLLIGYPMAYAIANARKETQTVLLLLIMMPTWTAILIRVYAWMGILSNNGLLNGFLMWTGLIDQPLQILNTNLAVYIGVVYSYLPFMILPLFANLVKHDQSLLEAASDLGSSTFNSFWKITVPLSKNGIIAGCMLVFIPVVGEFVIPELLGGPETLMIGKVLWQEFFNNRDWPVASALAVVMLAILIVPILLFNRSQAKEMEGRA
- a CDS encoding ABC transporter permease subunit, which produces MKRFSFSKLMLVLGLLFIYLPMLILVIYSFNASKLVTVWGGWSVKWYVGLLDNTQLMGSVMRSLEIACYTAVAAVALGTLAAFVLTRVTRFKGRTLFGGLVTAPLVMPEVITGLSLLLLFVAMAQTIGWPQERGVVTIWIAHTTFCAAYVAVVVSARLRELDLSIEEAAMDLGAKPWKVFFLITIPMIAPSLAAGGMMSFALSLDDLVLASFVSGPGSTTLPMEVFSAVRLGVKPEINAVASLILLSVSLVTFMVWYFSRRAEEHRRKAIQQAIEEGAAANVSQPQIKRPTATAASA
- a CDS encoding efflux RND transporter periplasmic adaptor subunit; the encoded protein is MRVTRSLLVVGLGLLGLLTGCSKEEAPEVLPRVGVLQVQPTDFAARVTLTGDVQARVQTDLSFRVGGKIISRSVDVGDHVKANQVLARLDPKDLQNNVDSAKAEVFAAQARVTQTSAAFVRQQKLLPKGYTSQSEYDAAEASLRSNQSALKAAQAQLANAQEQLSYTALVSEADGVITERQAEVGQVVQATMPIFSLARDGDRDAVFNVYESLLVAPPSDAGVMVSLLDDPKVQAQGFVREITPTVSAQSGTVQVKVGLRDVPAAMLLGSPVTATANTQGRPSIELPWSALTKALHEPAVWVVGEGDKVELRKVQVARYLTGKVVIAQGIQGGETVVVSGGQLLHPGMQVEKIDAQDGGAAP
- a CDS encoding efflux RND transporter periplasmic adaptor subunit translates to MNKVLLLCAAGLLLTACGSEEEQPEAVRPVLSTVVEAQAQSQLGRFAGTIQARYESTLGFRVAGRIARRWLDVGAQVKPGDTLATLDPTDQQNQLRAAEGDLARVQAQWINAQANARRQQQLYDRGVGAQAQLDIAQTDLKTTGASLEQARSAVSQARDQLDYSTLRSDHSAVITAWQAEAGQTVTAGQAVVTLARPDIKEAVIDLPIGIAEQLTKDLTFTVASQLDNSINTTATLRELEPQADAATRTRRARLTLASTPDAFHLGTAISVTLTSAITPRSELPLSALLERDGKTQVWVIDPQQKTVATRDVALLERSADSIVLASGVQPGERVVTAGVNSLKPGQKVTFDEEAQ